The genome window AAAGTAAAATTCCTGCTCGAATTTAGCGACTCGCCAAGCGGCAAGATAATCGCCGATCCATACTACACTCGCGATTTTGAGCGTTGCTACGACGACGTTTCGCGCTCTTGCGCGGGCTTGCTTAAGAGGCTAAAGCAAATTTTATAAGCGGCCAGCGCGGCGAAATTTACTCGCCCGACTAGCCGTTCAAGCCCTATTTTATCCCCGCTTTGATATAATTTTAAAAATTTAAATCGTAAGGAAAAATATGAAAGTAGCGCTAATCCAACAAAAATTTCACGGCACCAAAGACGCGACCGTGCAAAGGACGCTCGAGCTCGTGCGCGAGGCTAGCGGCGGCGGAGCGGAGCTTGTCGTGCTTCAGGAGCTGCACCAGACGCAGTATTTTTGTCAGAGCGAGGAGATGAGGTTTTTCGACCTTGCCGAGGGCTGGGAAAACGACGTCAAATTTTGGGGCGAGGTAGCGCGTCAAAACGGCGTCGTGCTCGTTACTTCACTCTTTGAAAAGCGCGCGGACGGGCTGTATCACAACACCGCGTTCGTCTTCGAAAAAGACGGCAGCGTCGCGGGCAAATACCGCAAAATGCACATCCCCGACGACCCGGGCTTTTACGAGAAATTTTACTTTACTCCGGGCGACATCGGCTTTGAGCCCATCGATACGAGCGTAGGTAGGCTTGGACTTTTGGTGTGCTGGGATCAGTGGTATCCCGAGGCTGCGCGCCTCATGGCTCTGCGCGGCGCGAAGCTACTCATCTATCCGACCGCGATCGGATGGTTCGAGAGCGACGAGGAAAAGGAAAAATCGCGCCAACTAGAGGCGTGGGTCGCCGTGCAGCGCGGACATGCGGTGGCAAACGGCCTGCCCGTGATCGCCGTAAACCGCGTGGGCTTTGAGGGCGACGAAAGCGGCGTGATGGAGG of Campylobacter showae contains these proteins:
- a CDS encoding carbon-nitrogen hydrolase, whose product is MKVALIQQKFHGTKDATVQRTLELVREASGGGAELVVLQELHQTQYFCQSEEMRFFDLAEGWENDVKFWGEVARQNGVVLVTSLFEKRADGLYHNTAFVFEKDGSVAGKYRKMHIPDDPGFYEKFYFTPGDIGFEPIDTSVGRLGLLVCWDQWYPEAARLMALRGAKLLIYPTAIGWFESDEEKEKSRQLEAWVAVQRGHAVANGLPVIAVNRVGFEGDESGVMEGIKFWGNSFVFGAQGEELFRADSQSEQCRIVEIDMTRSEEVRRIWPFLRDRRIDAYANLTKRFID